A stretch of Mytilus edulis chromosome 11, xbMytEdul2.2, whole genome shotgun sequence DNA encodes these proteins:
- the LOC139495960 gene encoding LOW QUALITY PROTEIN: ornithine decarboxylase antizyme 2-like (The sequence of the model RefSeq protein was modified relative to this genomic sequence to represent the inferred CDS: deleted 1 base in 1 codon) translates to MLRAAEAIVIDENFGPKAKEEREKMPALHSTQIMSSQRYSISLGPGPLSCSDVPHAASVSFVTEGSGVGVSTEPPVNAKSQFTDNQMFQNADRKISISLLVGAQVASNLCFKIVLADSIKVCWETVLVDKRLYVEVPNGILPEGSKESLVRLLEYAEEVLGCDDVVICFKKNRSDQASLIRTFMFMGFTLAPPGGNNSIGSADVMFMVYNIDPGDFDD, encoded by the exons ATGTTAAGGGCCGCTGAGGCAATCGTTATTGACGAAAACTTTGGCCCGAAAGCGAAAGAAGAAAGGGAGAAGATGCCTGCTTTACACAGTACTCAGAT caTGTCCAGTCAGCGGTACAGTATATCACTGGGCCCAGGGCCTCTGTCGTGTTCC GATGTTCCCCATGCCGCCAGTGTGTCATTCGTGACAGAGGGCAGCGGTGTGGGGGTTTCAACAGAGCCCCCTGTCAATGCTAAAAGTCAGTTCACTGATAATCAGATGTTCCAGAATGCTGATCGAAAGATCAGCATCAGTCTTTTGGTAGGAGCCCAGGTAGCCTCGAACTTGTGCTTCAAAATAGTTTTGGCCGATTCCATAAAAGTTTGTTGGGAGACCGTCTTGGTGGATAAGAGGTTGTACGTTGAAGTCCCAAATGGAATCTTGCCTGAAGGATCTAAAGAAAG tttgGTTAGATTGTTAGAATATGCCGAAGAAGTCTTAGGATGTGATGATGTGGTCATCTGTTTTAAGAAGAATCGGTCTGACCAAG CTTCCTTGATAAGGACCTTCATGTTCATGGGATTCACATTAGCGCCACCAGGAGGAAATAATTCAATTGGTAGTGCCGATGTGATGTTCATGGTCTACAATATCGACCCCGGCGACTTTGATGATTAA